The stretch of DNA ACCACTAAGGGAAAACCTGCTACTGAAACTCCTGTGGCATGGTATTCAGGGCAATGCAAATGGTTTTCGTACCATATCGCAGGAGCAGTTAATCCCAAATGTGGGTCATTGCAGAGGAGGGCGTGATTGGTGGTGGATTTTTGGGGAGAAATTGCCCATGAATTACTACCTCCATTTTGTTGGAGAAAAGGATGTTGGGTCGCATTGAAGAAGGCACTATCGGCTAAGTTATTGACTTCAATGCCTTTGGCTACAATGCACGGATTGTTTTTAGAGTAGTGAATATCCAATTCTTCGGATCTTTCTATGCCAATTTTTTCAACGATTTGGTGTCGAATCCAAGTGCTGTGCCAGCCGTGTGACATCTGCCAAGCCATCAAGCGACTGTACGCCATGCTGTCTTCCAGTGTCCATTTTTTTGGAGTGACTTGTGTGAGGCTAAATTCTATCGGAAGTTGATCTCTGTATTGCTCTAAATATGCATTGATTCCTGCAATATGAGCTTCCATCAAAGCACAGGTCTTGGGACTGAGAAGGGGAATGTCTTTTTTGCCAATGCGGTGGAAACCAAGTGTGCGGGCGGTGACGTCTAAATCCAGTGCATCTCGACCAAATGCCTCGCTGAGTGTTCCCGTAGCGGTTCGCCGACTCAATTCCATTTGCCAAAATCGGTCTTGTGCGTGGACAAATCCTTGTGCAAACAGCAAATCGTGAAGGTTGTTGGCGTAAATGTGCGGTATGCCCCAATGATCTCGGTAAATTTTGATGGTATCGTGTAAACCCTTCAATTGCAGCGAACCACTTGTTTGAGGAAGTGCTTTTTTGCTGAGTTGGTGAATGCCAAGTTTGCCGACTTTGCTGATGAAATTGTAGAATAAAGACATTGGATTGTGTTGTTAGTTTTGTTGGAGGACAAAGTTAAGAAAGGAAAAGGAATGAGTGAGGAAATGAAGGAAATTCCCAAACATCTATTTATCTTACATCATTTCAAAAATTTTAAATCTTTTTTTATTATGCAAATTCTCAACAAATCAACCAACTTCAGTTTAATAAACCAACTAAAAACCCAGAAGCTGTTTTATTGTTGCTTCTTTTTGGGGTTTCTATTTACGTCTAACCCATTGATTAGCCAAACCATACAAAATTCTGCTACTACACTCACCAAACTGTCTAACAATCGCATCAAGCTAGAATCACCAGTTTCTGAATTAGAAAATAATAAGTTTGAAATAAAATTTTCAGAATCTAATGTTCAAATTTTAGATAACGGCAAATTATTAAAATCTGTTGCAATAGAAACTTCAAAGCAGAATCAATTTGAAGTTTTTGGAGGAGGAGGAGATGACCTGTTAAGCGTTGATTTAGCGAACTCTAATTTTCCTTTCTATATCAAATTCGATGGACAAAACAACTTTTCGGGTACTGTGGGGGATGCACTCGAAATCAAAAACGGAAATGCTGAAAATGCTGTTTACTACTACTACAACAAAACAGATGGATTGATAGAACTTGATGATTCCAAAATTGAATATTTTGGACTTGAACCAATTATTGGAATAGCTGCAGCCAATGCAACACTAAATATGCCAAATACATCCAATAACGCCGTTTTATCTGATAGTACAAATCCAGGAGAACTTGAGCTTACTGATTCTGGTGCTACTTTTGAAAATACCATTTTTCCCTTTCCTACAAGTAGCCTGACATTCAATGGAGGGGATATGGCAGATGAATTAACAATAAATGACCTTGGTACTTTGCCGACCTCTATTACACTTACGTTTGACGGAGGAGCAGGAAATGATGTTTTGATAATTGATGCAATGGGAGAAACATACACCGATAATGGTACAAGTATCCAAATAACGGGTTCTTACACTTACAATTATACCAGTTTCGAAACTGTTACGGTCAACAATGGCACTTTACTTTCTGGTGGTGTACCCACCCTCTCCGAATGGGGATTAATCATTCTCGCTTTGTTATTGATGACTTTGGGGGCTTTGTATTTGGTACAACCTAAGTGGAGAAACAGCCTCGAACAGGAATAGATTACAGAAAGGAATTTTCTTGTGCTTCATGTACGTATAGTGTGATTCTTTTCGTAAACGATTCATGTTCAAATCTTAATAAAATCAAAAGCCCTATCTGCATTGAAGTAATGTAGGTGGGGCTTTTTTATTTATCTACAAACTTCTCATGGTCTTTGATTAATCTCAAAAGCATTTTGTCGGAAAAAGAAGTAAACGCTAAATCTACGAAGGTAAAAATATTGAAAATCATTTCTCGGAGATTTTTTCGTTGATTGATACGTGATTCAACTGCCACTTTTTGTTCAATCGAAAGTCCAGACATATCTTTCAACTCAGAGTCGCTTGCGCCCAAAAACTGAAATGCAATGGCAGTTGCCATTTTTGCAGGGTTGTATTGGTTTTTTACCTGCAAAAAATCTTTCATCAACACATATTCTTGCTTCTTGATGTCCAGTTCTAAGCGTTTTTTAGCCAGCAAGAGTTTTTGTTTTTTATTCATCTTTAAGGTCTTTATCTTTTAAAACAAAAGAGAGGAAAAAATTGAAAAAGAGGTTGTAAAATCTTTTCCAAAAAACGATACAAAGAATGGTGATAACGACATAAAACAGCAGCAATACGGAGAAACCCAATGTCCACGAACCATAGTGTTCTGCAATCATTACCGCCCCTAAGATATTGAGAAAAAACACCAAAGAGGTAAGCAACATAATGATAATTGCCAACGCAAGGGAAAAAGCAGAAGCAGAAGCCGTTTTTTCCAGTCCATCCAGTTTATAAAACTTCAATCGAAGTTCGATATATCTTTGTACATCAGCCGCCAGCTTTTCAGTAATGGCTTTATTTTCAGTTCCTGCTTCTTCTTTCATGATATTATTGCGTGATAAGATTTTAGTTACAGATTGGGATTACAACTCGACTGTGTTAGAACTTCCGTTCACTCTTTTTGCAGCCTCTTCCATCATTTCTTCTGCGGCTACTCTCAATTCCTGCAATTTTTCCATGTTCTTTTCAGCTTGTACCTCAAGTTCTAATTGCATCTGTTTTGCTTTTTTACGCAATTTTTTGCGTGTTTTTTTGCCGCTTTGAGGTGCATACAATGCTCCGATTGTAAGTCCAATGGCAATTCCGAAAATTAACATCAATATTGAACGCATAACTTTTTGGGTTTTAATTGTTAAAAAAAAAGTAGGAGTGTAAAATTACGAAATAAAATTGAAAATAAATCCAGCATTTTTTATTCATTCTACACGCATTACTGTACTATTAATGCTTGAAAGGGCATAAACGTTCACCAAATAGGTGGAATTTCACAAAACTTCTTAAACCTTCCCTCAAATAATAGGTCTTAGCATATTATAGGAATTTACTGATTGATTCATGCGTATCACTCTAAATTTCCCCTCACTTGCTTTGCTGCAATCCCTCTACTCCACTTTCTTGATTACAACGGAATTATTCCAATCACCAAAAAATATTGCGGATCTATGCAAGTATTCTTCAACCTTCGATGGACATTCAGCTGTATGCTCACATTATTTGCAGCTCTTTTGACATTTCAAACCACACAGGCCCAAACAACATTGGGCATCAGTGCCGAAATTGGCGCACCATCTTTCCAACACCAAGCACAAATACCACTCATTGCAGGAGTAGCGGATATTCCACTCGATTTGAGCCAAAATACGGCTTCTGGTTTTGGTGCTTCTGTTAAATTGCAGCACAAAGTAAACGATAAGGTAGCTATTTTTGGAAAAGTGGGCTTCCTTCAATTCGAGAATACCAACTTTGGCAATTTGGGAGATGTCGGCTCTGTAATAGGCAGTTTGACCAACCTAAACGCTACTGTCACCGCCATTCCAATGCAAGTCGGCACAAAAGTGTATTTAGCAGAGGGTTTGTATGCGAGCGCAGAAGTAGGCGCACATCAAATCAGCACCAAATTATCAGCGAATTTATTGGTTAATTTATCTGCAAAAGAATCGTTCACCGAAATGAGTTTTGCACCAGGAGTAGGTTATGAAGTAGATTTGGGAGGCGTATCTTTGGATTTGGGTGCACGCTATCAGATGGTCAAAGGTGGCTTCAACTATTTGGGAGTCAATGTAGGTATGAGCATTCCTTTGGGCTATACGGTGTATCAACGCTAAAAAATAAAAAAAAATCCATCCATTTTTTTAAACCCTCCTTTACAACCACAGTCAAACTTACCGAATAGCAAGAATAAAGAAAAAATAAACCCCATTTAGAAGTACCCTGGAAAGGCTTCTAAATCAACAACAAAAAAGAGTGAGTGGTTGCATATTTATGTAAAGGCATCTATCCGAAAGGAAGGTGCCTTTCTCTATTTGTGGAAACTTCAAAAGCTTTTGAAGTTTATTCTTTAGAGATTCTCCAAATCTCCAATTAAAAATCCCTACTTTTAGTTTTTATTCTCATTACAATTTCGGCAGCCATCATGACCATTCTCTCTCTTGCTCCTCCTTTTATTGCCATCATCCTTGCGATTCGCACCAAACAAGTATTCATTTCTCTACTATTTGGTATCTGGCTGGGCTGGATTATTTTGCATGGCGGCAATTTACTCACAGGCAGTTTCGCCACCGTTCAGGCATTGGTAGATGTGTTTCAGGATGAAGGGAATACACGGACGGTTATGTTTTGTGCATTGGTTGGTGCTTTGATTGTGTTCATCCAAAAATCGGGAGGCGTTGAAGGTTTTATCAATGTGGTGAATCGTTGGATGCAAAAAAGGGAAGCAATGGGAAAAGGCAAGAGCCGTGTTACTGTGCAATTGTTGGCGTGGCTCACGGGTCTATTGATTTTTGTAGAATCTAGTGTTTCAGTATTGACCGTAGGCGCATTGTACCGCCCAATATTTGATAAAATGGGTATTCCTCGTGAAAAACTGGCTTACATTGCCGATTCAAGTTCTGCACCTGCTTGTATTTTGATGCCCTTCAATGCTTGGGGGGCGTTCATTATGGGTTTGTTATTGACACAAGGCTTTGAAAATCCACTCAGTATGCTCCTTCAATCTATGGTGTACAATTTCTACCCCATTCTCGCCCTACTTTTTGGACTTGGTATCATCTTCACCCAAAAAGATTTTGGAGCAATGGAAAAAGCCGAAACCAGAGCAAGGGAAGAAGGGAAACTATTGGCGGATGATGCGGTTCCAATGATGAGTTCCGATATTACCCTCCTCCAAACCAAAACCAACGTCACACCCAAAGCCTTCAACATGATTATCCCTATTTTGACAATGGTTGTGATGATGCCCATCATGTTGATTTACACAGGCTGGGAAGCAGCTATTGCAGCCCTTCCAAATGCCAATGGATTTGAAACGGCTCTTTTTGCCATCGGCAATGGTTCAGGTTCTACGGCAGTTTTGATGGCGGTCATTACCTCGATTCTCATCAGCATGACACTCTACAAGATACAAGGCATTTTTGGGATTCGTGAAATGGTCGATTTGTCCTTAGAAGGCATTGCAGCCCTCTTACCGCTTGCCCTCTTGATGGTTTTGGCATTTGCCATTGGAGCAGTTTGTAAAGAATTGCAGACAGGACTCTACATTGCCACTGCCGCCAAATCTTGGTTGTCGCCTGCCCTTGTGCCTGCTATTGTCTTCTCTGTTAGTTGTATTATCGCCTTTTCGACGGGTACAAGTTGGGGAACATTTGCGATCATGATAGCGATTGCGATGCCAATGGCGCAAACTATGGGGGTGAATGTTCACCTTGCTCTTGCTGCCGCTTTGGGGGGGGGAATTTTTGGTGACCACTGCTCACCTATTTCCGACACCACTATTTTGTCTTCAATGGCTTCGGCAAGCGATCACATTGACCATGTTAAAACGCAGATGCCCTATGCTTTGGCAATGGGCGGAGTCAGTTTGGTTTTGTATTTGATATTGGGATTTATTCTCTAATCAAATAAGCAAACATCACAACCAAAAGCACAGACAATATCTGAAATTTTAGCCTCCAGTTTGAATCCACTTTCACTTCATTTCCTTTGTTTTCCAACGAATTACTCCAAGCAATGAAAGCATCCGCCATTGGCAATTGCCCAAAAACATATCTTTTCTTTGCATTGAAGGTATAAGCCACTCCAAAACCTTCGATACAATTTCGAAGCCCCTCATAAGTATCCCAACTTTCGTATTTTCCCATTGTTCTTTGTCCAACTATCGAAGCTGCCCCACCAATACCCAAAATCACGGGGCCAGAATCAATACTGCCTCTCCCACGTTGCCCTTTGGCATATTCTCGTATGCCAAGCAAGAAAAACCTCGAATCAAGGAACAGTTCTTTGTAGCGTTTAAACTGCTCTTGGGCAAACCCACCATCTATATCCTTCAAAAAATTCAGCATTAAACTTTGTGAAGAACCTCTTGCTCCTTCAAATGTGTTTCCAGAAATAGCTTCTACCGAATGTGGAATCAACCCTGTTTCAACATCCAGCTTTTGCCTCACTTTTATTACCCATTCTTCAATAGTGCTTTGGTATTCTTCTTCAAATATTTGGTCATGAATATTGATAGAAGCCATTGCGACCATCATATCCGCAGGCCAAGCCTGACCATGATAAGATTCGAGATAGGGAGAGTTAGATTGGCTCAAAACAGTGGAAATTTGACTGCAGTATTGTTTGAATAAGCGAATATCACTGGAATCTCTATCTTCTTCTGATTGTACTGCCAATTTGCTGCCCAACAAGACATTACTCCATCCTTTATAAAATACACCATAGGCTAAAGGTAGGTTTTCGGGAAATATTTGTTTGGCCTTTGGTGAATTCACTTCTTTGATTGACCACGAAATTTCATCTATCCCTTCTTTGTAGATAGGAGAATCCCTATCAAGATAACGAATCAAATTGCACCAACTCAACCCATATAGTGAGTTAATAAACACAAAGCCTTCTGGAAACAGCGATTGCATTTCATCACCTGCGCCATTTCGGAGGGCAAATTTCAGAAAATTCAGTTGCTGATAAACATCCTCATTGTAAACACCTCTATCCGTGGCCTTAAAAGTAGGGTGATAATACAAGGAATAATTTAGATAGATTATACCCAACAGCAGAAGTACTGGAATGAGTTTTAAGCACCACTTTAAAAGCTTACTAATCATTTTTAGTTCTTTTTTGAAAACAACTCCCCAATCATCCGAAACGGAAAAGTCAGCGTCCGCCAGACTTTTTGATGGAAAGGACGACGGGTTTCAGTAATGTAAAATTCCTGATTATAACGGATTGCTGTGATTTCGATATCCTCCTAACGAAGCCGCGATTAACAAATTCTGTAACCAGTCATGATGATAGACAAATCCGTTGAGTCTTGCCGCAGGACTGATTAAGACAGCTGATTCATCCCAAGCCTGTAAACAAGAGGGTGAAAAATTATGAAGAAGGGCAAAAGCTCTGAAATTATGAGTAGTGCTAAGTATATCTCCATGAAACATTTGGGAGTTGTTGGCATGTCTATTCATTGCCCTCATGGATCTATCTATCATGTTGGAGGTTTTGTGTGCTTTGGGAAAGTCAAAATGTGCTAACCACTTGTTTTTCTTTTTACAGAGTTTAAGAATATTATCTTTCATGGGGCAGGAAGGCACATTCTTAGCTGTCCATTCCCGAAGCCTTCTTATATGTTGTGCGAATTGTCTTTTTGAAGTAGTTCGATAAGCCTTCCACACCTTATCTGCTGCTGTATTGAAATAGTCTTGAATCTTTTTTGTAGCTCTGTCTCTAATTTTTAGAAAGGCGTGTAAGAAACATTCAATGACTTGAATATTTGGATAGAGTTTTTGCCATGCGTTCTGTGTAGCTGTCCACCCATCTGTATTTACTGTATTAGGTTGGTAGTCAGATGACACATCCTCTGCTTCTTGTTTGAATACACCATAAGCTTCTTCCAAAGAATCCGCATCTGCGCCAGAAGAAACTTCCATACCTAAAAAACAGTTTTGTCCCACAGTTGTAGCCACATAAGCTTTTTTACCTTGTATTTTTACATGGTGTTCATCTGCTAAAATATCGGAAGGTAATTTTTCTGGGTCATGGATGGTTGTGCCTACAATGCTATAATCACTAAAACAATTATAGAGGCGGTACCACCACATCGCATTGTATCCAAAAGCAAATGCCAATGCCCAGAAAGGAACACCGAACCGCTTTAAGAACAAGCCTTTAGAAGCTATATACGTCTTCGCTCTGCAATAAGGCAGAATGAAACTTGGGCGTATTTGATAATTTTGTCCCGCTACTTTTATTTTTCGCATTTGGATATTCATTTTTTTCGACGGCCGAGTTTTGCCGTTAAGCACATAACCTTTAGTCATTTGTGCAGGAAATAACTCGGGGCTTGTTGCCCATATTTCGCTAATTATTTGGCGAGCTATTTTTGGGTCGTTTAAAAATGAATCGTATTTATTTTCCAAAATCGGTAATACAATCGTACAATTTTTGTTAATTTGAGATGCCATTGAATTTGCACTTGTTTGGTTCGTACTTTAAACATAAGCTTTTTCAGTGGCTTTTTTATTATCACAGCAAAACGTTACAATCAGTAAAATTCAATGATTTCTATGCCCTCATTGTCCAATTCAATCCGCATATTTTGAAGTTGATTTACCGTCAAATCAATAGGAATTTCTTGGGTATTGAAGCCGATGTAACTAACCACTAAAACAACACTGTCCTTTTTTTCGATAAAAGGCATTTGCTCCTTCAAATCCAACTCAAACCTTCCTTCAATATTGGTAGCAACACCAATTTCGGTATCTTTTATCCACAAGGTAACGCCTATCAATGCTTCATTGGATTTTGCATCAACGACTTTGCCACTTATCAAAAAAGGGTTTGCAGCCACTTCCATTTTCGCCGAATCTTGCTTACTTTCGGTTTTTAGGCTTTTGTCCACAGTCATTGTTTTGATTTCTACTACTTCCATATTCGGCTTACTTTCATTCGTTTGCGCCAATAAATTTGCAGCAGAAGACAAAACTCCAATGCCCATCAACAGGGATTTGGCATAAGCAAAACGGCTTTTTGAAGCAAGCATTTTACCGCCACCCAGTTGTTCTTCTGAGTAAATCCCACACAAGGCTCCCGTTTTGTAGGCATGCATCACTGCAATTTCATGGGGTGTTTTGTTCCGAAAATCTACAATACATCGGTCACACTGAGCGCACAAGCGTCCACCTTTTATCGAAGGCATTTCGTCCCAATATTGATTGCAGTGAGAGAGTTGGGAGAGGTTTATTTTGTTGATAGCCATGGGAATGAAAATTGTATGGTGTCGAACTTACGCCCTTTGAACTTGCATTTGAGCCTTGAATTTTGAATTTGAAGTTTTCATTCACCGCTTCAATTGTCGGTGAAAATACCCCTGCCGCATCCGAAAAACCCAACGGTTGCCCTTGCTCAAAGCGGGTACGCCCAACACTTCACCACATTCCAAACAGGTCAAATTTGGTACATCTTTCACCTTTTCATATTCCGAATCCAACAAAGCCACCAATTCATCAGGTGCTGCAATGTTGGCAAAATACAAACGCAAGATGCCTTTTCCAGCACCGTATTTGTGGTAAGTTAACAAATAATT from Chitinophagales bacterium encodes:
- a CDS encoding outer membrane beta-barrel protein, which codes for MQVFFNLRWTFSCMLTLFAALLTFQTTQAQTTLGISAEIGAPSFQHQAQIPLIAGVADIPLDLSQNTASGFGASVKLQHKVNDKVAIFGKVGFLQFENTNFGNLGDVGSVIGSLTNLNATVTAIPMQVGTKVYLAEGLYASAEVGAHQISTKLSANLLVNLSAKESFTEMSFAPGVGYEVDLGGVSLDLGARYQMVKGGFNYLGVNVGMSIPLGYTVYQR
- a CDS encoding IPTL-CTERM sorting domain-containing protein, whose amino-acid sequence is MISQTIQNSATTLTKLSNNRIKLESPVSELENNKFEIKFSESNVQILDNGKLLKSVAIETSKQNQFEVFGGGGDDLLSVDLANSNFPFYIKFDGQNNFSGTVGDALEIKNGNAENAVYYYYNKTDGLIELDDSKIEYFGLEPIIGIAAANATLNMPNTSNNAVLSDSTNPGELELTDSGATFENTIFPFPTSSLTFNGGDMADELTINDLGTLPTSITLTFDGGAGNDVLIIDAMGETYTDNGTSIQITGSYTYNYTSFETVTVNNGTLLSGGVPTLSEWGLIILALLLMTLGALYLVQPKWRNSLEQE
- a CDS encoding YtxH domain-containing protein, whose translation is MRSILMLIFGIAIGLTIGALYAPQSGKKTRKKLRKKAKQMQLELEVQAEKNMEKLQELRVAAEEMMEEAAKRVNGSSNTVEL
- a CDS encoding carboxypeptidase-like regulatory domain-containing protein gives rise to the protein MAINKINLSQLSHCNQYWDEMPSIKGGRLCAQCDRCIVDFRNKTPHEIAVMHAYKTGALCGIYSEEQLGGGKMLASKSRFAYAKSLLMGIGVLSSAANLLAQTNESKPNMEVVEIKTMTVDKSLKTESKQDSAKMEVAANPFLISGKVVDAKSNEALIGVTLWIKDTEIGVATNIEGRFELDLKEQMPFIEKKDSVVLVVSYIGFNTQEIPIDLTVNQLQNMRIELDNEGIEIIEFY
- a CDS encoding Na+/H+ antiporter NhaC family protein, encoding MTILSLAPPFIAIILAIRTKQVFISLLFGIWLGWIILHGGNLLTGSFATVQALVDVFQDEGNTRTVMFCALVGALIVFIQKSGGVEGFINVVNRWMQKREAMGKGKSRVTVQLLAWLTGLLIFVESSVSVLTVGALYRPIFDKMGIPREKLAYIADSSSAPACILMPFNAWGAFIMGLLLTQGFENPLSMLLQSMVYNFYPILALLFGLGIIFTQKDFGAMEKAETRAREEGKLLADDAVPMMSSDITLLQTKTNVTPKAFNMIIPILTMVVMMPIMLIYTGWEAAIAALPNANGFETALFAIGNGSGSTAVLMAVITSILISMTLYKIQGIFGIREMVDLSLEGIAALLPLALLMVLAFAIGAVCKELQTGLYIATAAKSWLSPALVPAIVFSVSCIIAFSTGTSWGTFAIMIAIAMPMAQTMGVNVHLALAAALGGGIFGDHCSPISDTTILSSMASASDHIDHVKTQMPYALAMGGVSLVLYLILGFIL